One segment of Micromonospora sp. M71_S20 DNA contains the following:
- a CDS encoding non-ribosomal peptide synthetase → MNDSCQRYPALAVQRGMVLQTLRQPAGGVDVQQVTIRWDGPPDRDAFTAAWQAATRRHAVLRTAFEVDGDHGVAQVVRSTVAPDLRWRETTLDDFLPADRHEPFDVGRAPLLRVTALSDHHVVVTFHHAILDGRSTRMLLDEVLADYAARRAGRAPDPPRRPPFADFVHWWGTRDPGSGDAFWKGYLGGAPMPRALPGRLDADPDARGVPVAHEVALTRPESDRLRAAAAAAGVGVSAVVHAAWALLRGGYGGVDDVTFAVTRSCRYDSIPDAEKILGLLLNTVPLRIRLDPRWTVRRFLADVADRIRRLREHQLTPVHTILDQAGLAPDTPLLDSLVVFERQRLATALAEGGPESARRSARVHRMPGYPLTVHAFDEPELRLGVTWDGTRLLDASARRILAQLHGTVRELAQRPDARLADLDLGVAGEAPLRAAWNATGRPYPRDASVPEVFATRVAGDPAATALVLDDRTVSYAELDRAADRLAWTLRRHGVAGETPVAVLLPRGEPLIRALLGVLKAGGAYLPVDPAAPPARIAGLLAASGTRLLLTTSATAAGLPDLGPVRVLDVDASAGEAAPAGPPPGRSHPSQLAAVLHTSGSTGAPKRVGITHRGVVRLVTGPDFATLGPGERVLQFAPTAFDASTWEIWGALLTGATAVVAPPDPVDLTRLTALMRTGGVTVAFLTAGLFRQLAEEDVTALAGVRQLLTGGDVADPGAVRAVLAARGGLPLVNAYGPTENTTLTSCHLMSGAGPVGDRVPIGRPVPQSTVHVLDASGRPVPVGIAGELYTGGDGLARGYLGDPAATARAFVPDPLVPGGRLYRTGDVVRWRADGVLEFLGRRDDQVKIRGFRVEPGEVEAVLRTHPQVAAAAVGVRGDGPERHLVGYVTPAGAAVPSAAGLREHVAARLPAHLVPAAFAVLDRLPLTAYGKVDRAALPAPGLASPDPDVAGPATPTEHRLAGLWSRLLPGGPPPASIGRETGFFTLGGNSLTVTRLMFRIREAFGVELGVGPFYRAPTLAATAAAIDAATGSAPGGRVGTGPALRRRDRVPHRSERDLPAHLARLTDGWALWRTVCLRGAGLPVDLLAPLGDAALAAAADRVVAARADGDPAGIAGAEAAYAAAYPGAVDRLTVALHAVAAHPRFREAVAWQNPHALRTGVDALLRRGPGNPTRNTKHRQHEALVTSYLQRYCAKNDTIGFFGPVGWARIEPGTGVRVDPADPPALLAGRTVYLEGWAVAAVLAPYAERLRPWLVPRLMPFLELAGTTLRVPLAPPVALTDAEAAVLRACDGVRDADEVAGAVLAEPGSGLRSTREVHEVLETLAGAHRIAWRPEVAPHDTRPERTMRARLARVTDEAVRGPALAALDELCAARDALASAAGDPERLTGAMADLEATFTRLAGVPATRRAGTMYAGRTPVYEECLRAGTVGVGEAGLDGIRDALGLVLESARWFTAAGATLYRRLCADIHRRRAAELGTDVVPLADFWLLAGEALFHPPQRLTALLTAALHRRWADVLPLPAGGRRVRLTAAELAPAVAAAFPPGRPGWPTARQHSPDLMRAGDEWVLGELHPGVNTLRYATWVAYHPEVDALRAALARDVGTAAVYPAETGQEGGVPTRQSNALTGPDDIRLVFAHDSFGHDPRRSLRVGECDLVDTPGGLRVRSRDGRFDVDLMHVLGDVVGAGLSQLFRVLPPAAHQPRITIDSLVVSREAWTFAAADLAFADTRDEALRFRQARAWAGAHGLPRHVFLRCAGERKPVHADLTSLASVDLVSRSVRRARRHAGDDATVAVVEMLPAPDQLWLTGPDGRYTAELRVVAVDGQVR, encoded by the coding sequence ATGAACGACAGTTGCCAGCGGTATCCGGCCCTCGCCGTGCAACGCGGGATGGTGCTGCAGACCCTCCGGCAGCCCGCCGGAGGGGTGGACGTCCAGCAGGTCACGATCAGGTGGGACGGTCCGCCGGACCGGGACGCGTTCACCGCCGCCTGGCAGGCCGCGACCCGGCGGCACGCGGTGCTGCGTACGGCCTTCGAGGTCGACGGTGACCACGGCGTCGCGCAGGTCGTCCGGTCCACCGTGGCGCCGGACCTGCGGTGGCGGGAGACGACGCTCGATGACTTCCTCCCCGCCGACCGGCACGAGCCCTTCGACGTCGGCCGGGCGCCCCTGCTGCGGGTCACCGCGCTGAGCGACCACCACGTCGTCGTCACCTTCCACCACGCGATCCTCGACGGCCGCTCCACCCGGATGCTGCTCGACGAGGTCCTCGCCGACTACGCCGCGCGCCGGGCCGGCCGGGCGCCGGACCCGCCGCGCCGGCCGCCGTTCGCGGACTTCGTGCACTGGTGGGGCACGCGCGACCCGGGCAGCGGCGACGCGTTCTGGAAGGGGTACCTCGGCGGCGCCCCGATGCCCCGGGCGCTCCCGGGCCGCCTCGACGCGGACCCCGACGCGCGCGGCGTGCCCGTCGCGCACGAGGTCGCCCTCACCCGGCCGGAGTCCGACCGGCTCCGCGCCGCCGCCGCGGCGGCGGGCGTCGGCGTCAGCGCCGTGGTCCACGCGGCCTGGGCGCTGCTGCGCGGCGGCTACGGCGGGGTCGACGACGTCACCTTCGCGGTCACGAGATCCTGCCGGTACGACAGCATCCCGGACGCCGAGAAGATCCTCGGGCTGCTGCTCAACACGGTGCCGCTGCGGATCCGCCTCGATCCACGGTGGACGGTGCGGCGGTTCCTGGCCGACGTGGCGGACCGGATCCGGCGGCTGCGCGAGCACCAGCTCACGCCGGTGCACACCATCCTCGACCAGGCCGGCCTGGCACCCGACACGCCGCTGCTGGACAGCCTGGTGGTCTTCGAGCGGCAGCGGCTGGCCACCGCCCTGGCCGAGGGCGGGCCGGAGAGCGCCCGGCGCTCGGCCCGCGTGCACCGCATGCCCGGCTATCCGCTGACGGTACACGCCTTCGACGAACCGGAGCTGCGCCTCGGCGTGACGTGGGACGGCACCAGGCTGCTGGACGCGTCGGCGCGGCGGATCCTCGCACAGTTGCACGGCACCGTGCGCGAGTTGGCGCAGCGACCGGACGCCCGCCTGGCCGACCTGGACCTCGGCGTCGCCGGCGAGGCGCCCCTGCGCGCCGCCTGGAACGCCACCGGGCGGCCCTACCCCCGCGACGCCTCCGTCCCCGAGGTCTTCGCGACCCGCGTGGCCGGCGACCCGGCCGCCACCGCGCTGGTCCTCGACGACCGCACCGTCTCGTACGCGGAGCTGGACCGGGCGGCCGACCGGCTGGCCTGGACGCTGCGCCGGCACGGGGTCGCCGGGGAGACCCCCGTCGCCGTGCTGCTCCCCCGGGGCGAACCGCTGATCCGGGCCCTGCTGGGCGTGCTCAAGGCCGGCGGGGCCTACCTCCCCGTGGACCCGGCCGCCCCACCCGCCCGGATCGCGGGTCTCCTCGCCGCCAGTGGCACCCGCCTGCTGCTGACCACCTCCGCGACCGCCGCCGGCCTGCCCGATCTGGGCCCGGTCCGGGTGCTGGACGTGGACGCGTCCGCCGGGGAAGCGGCGCCGGCCGGCCCGCCGCCGGGGCGGAGCCACCCGTCGCAGCTCGCCGCCGTCCTGCACACCTCCGGCTCGACCGGGGCGCCCAAGCGGGTCGGGATCACCCACCGGGGCGTGGTGCGGCTGGTGACCGGCCCGGACTTCGCCACCCTCGGCCCCGGCGAGCGGGTGCTCCAGTTCGCCCCGACCGCGTTCGACGCGTCCACCTGGGAAATCTGGGGCGCCCTGCTGACCGGTGCCACGGCGGTGGTCGCGCCGCCGGACCCGGTGGACCTCACCCGGCTGACCGCGTTGATGCGTACCGGCGGGGTCACCGTCGCCTTCCTCACCGCCGGGCTGTTCCGGCAGCTCGCCGAGGAGGACGTCACGGCGCTGGCGGGCGTGCGGCAGCTGCTCACCGGCGGCGACGTGGCCGACCCGGGCGCGGTCCGCGCCGTGCTCGCCGCGCGCGGCGGGCTTCCGCTGGTCAACGCGTACGGGCCGACGGAGAACACGACGCTGACCAGTTGCCACCTGATGAGCGGCGCCGGGCCGGTGGGCGACCGGGTGCCGATCGGCCGTCCCGTGCCGCAGAGCACCGTCCACGTGCTCGACGCAAGCGGCCGGCCGGTGCCGGTCGGGATCGCGGGCGAGCTGTACACCGGCGGCGACGGGCTGGCCCGCGGCTACCTCGGCGACCCGGCGGCGACCGCCCGGGCGTTCGTGCCGGATCCGCTGGTGCCCGGCGGGCGCCTCTACCGGACCGGTGACGTCGTCCGCTGGCGCGCGGACGGGGTGCTGGAGTTCCTCGGCCGCCGCGACGACCAGGTGAAGATCCGGGGGTTCCGGGTCGAGCCGGGCGAGGTGGAGGCGGTACTCAGGACGCACCCGCAGGTCGCCGCGGCGGCGGTGGGCGTACGGGGCGACGGGCCGGAGCGGCACCTGGTCGGCTACGTCACGCCGGCCGGCGCGGCGGTCCCGAGCGCGGCGGGCCTGCGTGAGCACGTCGCCGCCCGGCTGCCGGCCCACCTGGTGCCGGCCGCGTTCGCCGTCCTCGACCGGTTGCCGCTGACCGCGTACGGGAAGGTCGACCGGGCGGCGCTGCCGGCGCCGGGCCTCGCCAGTCCGGATCCGGACGTCGCCGGGCCCGCCACGCCGACCGAACACCGGCTGGCCGGGCTCTGGTCCCGGCTGCTGCCCGGCGGGCCCCCGCCCGCGAGCATCGGGCGGGAGACCGGCTTCTTCACCCTCGGCGGCAACTCGCTGACGGTCACCCGGCTGATGTTCCGGATCCGCGAGGCGTTCGGCGTGGAACTGGGCGTGGGCCCGTTCTACCGGGCACCGACCCTGGCCGCGACGGCGGCGGCGATCGACGCGGCGACCGGATCGGCGCCGGGCGGCCGGGTGGGGACGGGGCCGGCGCTGCGCCGCCGCGACCGGGTGCCGCACCGCAGCGAGCGGGACCTGCCCGCGCACCTGGCCCGGCTGACCGACGGATGGGCCCTGTGGCGGACCGTCTGCCTGCGGGGCGCGGGCCTCCCGGTCGACCTGCTCGCCCCGCTCGGCGACGCGGCGCTCGCCGCCGCCGCGGACCGCGTGGTGGCGGCCCGGGCCGACGGCGACCCGGCCGGCATCGCCGGCGCCGAGGCGGCGTACGCGGCCGCCTACCCGGGGGCGGTCGACCGGCTCACGGTCGCGCTGCACGCGGTGGCGGCCCACCCCCGCTTCCGCGAGGCGGTGGCCTGGCAGAACCCGCACGCGCTGCGCACCGGCGTCGACGCGCTGCTGCGCCGGGGCCCCGGCAACCCGACCCGCAACACCAAGCACCGCCAGCACGAGGCGCTGGTCACCAGCTACCTCCAGCGCTACTGCGCGAAGAACGACACCATCGGCTTCTTCGGGCCGGTCGGCTGGGCGCGGATCGAGCCGGGCACCGGCGTGCGGGTCGACCCCGCCGACCCGCCGGCGCTGCTCGCCGGGCGAACGGTCTACCTGGAGGGGTGGGCGGTCGCCGCGGTGCTGGCCCCGTACGCGGAACGGCTGCGCCCGTGGCTCGTACCCCGGCTCATGCCCTTCCTGGAGCTGGCCGGGACGACGCTGCGGGTGCCGCTCGCCCCGCCGGTGGCGCTGACCGACGCCGAGGCGGCGGTGCTGCGCGCCTGCGACGGGGTCCGCGACGCCGACGAGGTCGCCGGGGCCGTGCTGGCCGAGCCGGGTTCGGGACTGCGGTCGACGCGGGAGGTGCACGAGGTGCTGGAGACGTTGGCCGGGGCCCACCGGATCGCGTGGCGGCCGGAGGTGGCGCCGCACGACACCCGGCCGGAGCGGACCATGCGGGCCCGGCTGGCCCGGGTCACCGACGAGGCCGTGCGCGGGCCGGCGCTAGCCGCCCTGGACGAGCTCTGCGCCGCCCGGGACGCGCTCGCCTCGGCGGCCGGCGACCCGGAGCGGCTGACCGGCGCGATGGCCGACCTGGAGGCCACCTTCACCCGGCTGGCCGGCGTCCCGGCCACCCGGCGCGCCGGCACGATGTACGCCGGCCGCACCCCCGTCTACGAGGAGTGCCTGCGCGCCGGCACGGTCGGCGTCGGCGAGGCGGGCCTGGACGGGATCCGCGACGCGCTCGGCCTGGTGCTGGAGAGCGCGCGCTGGTTCACCGCCGCCGGCGCGACGCTATACCGGCGCCTCTGCGCGGACATCCACCGGCGCCGGGCCGCCGAGCTGGGCACCGACGTGGTCCCGCTGGCCGACTTCTGGCTGCTGGCCGGCGAGGCGCTGTTCCACCCGCCGCAACGGCTGACCGCCCTGCTGACCGCCGCGCTGCACCGGCGCTGGGCCGACGTGCTGCCGCTGCCGGCGGGCGGGCGACGCGTCCGGCTCACGGCGGCGGAGCTGGCTCCGGCGGTGGCCGCCGCCTTCCCGCCGGGGCGGCCCGGCTGGCCGACCGCGCGGCAGCACAGCCCGGACCTGATGCGGGCCGGCGACGAGTGGGTCCTGGGCGAGCTGCACCCGGGCGTCAACACCCTGCGGTACGCCACCTGGGTCGCCTACCACCCGGAGGTGGACGCGCTGCGCGCCGCGCTGGCCCGGGACGTGGGCACCGCGGCGGTCTATCCCGCCGAGACCGGCCAGGAGGGCGGCGTGCCGACCAGGCAGAGCAACGCGCTGACCGGACCCGACGACATCCGGTTGGTGTTCGCGCACGACTCGTTCGGGCACGACCCGCGCCGCAGCCTGCGCGTCGGCGAGTGCGACCTGGTCGACACGCCCGGCGGGCTGCGGGTACGGTCGCGCGACGGGCGGTTCGACGTGGACCTGATGCACGTCCTCGGCGACGTGGTCGGCGCCGGGCTGTCCCAGCTCTTCCGCGTCCTGCCCCCGGCGGCGCACCAGCCCCGGATCACCATCGACTCCCTCGTGGTCAGCCGCGAGGCGTGGACGTTCGCCGCCGCCGACCTCGCCTTCGCCGACACCCGCGACGAGGCGCTGCGGTTCCGGCAGGCGCGGGCCTGGGCGGGCGCCCACGGCCTGCCGCGTCACGTGTTCCTGCGCTGCGCGGGCGAGCGCAAACCGGTCCACGCCGACCTGACCAGCCTCGCCTCGGTCGACCTGGTGTCCCGGTCGGTCCGCCGGGCCCGCCGGCACGCCGGCGACGACGCCACGGTGGCAGTGGTGGAGATGCTGCCGGCGCCGGACCAGCTCTGGCTGACCGGTCCCGACGGCCGGTACACCGCCGAGCTGCGGGTCGTCGCGGTCGACGGGCAGGTGCGTTGA
- the menC gene encoding o-succinylbenzoate synthase — translation MRRIEAVELRRVRLPLVHRFQTSSHAKRELEHILVALTDTDGAVGWGEIASPSGPFYCAETVESCWAVARDHLAPMVLRTGWEHPADLAATLGRVRGNHFARAGFDIAAWALWSAAEGTSLAHALGGTRRNVEAGVSLGIEPTVDDLLAQVRLRVDEGYRRIKLKIAPGWDVDPVRAVRAAHPRVPLHVDANGAYEDTPEHRAVLAELDGLGLLMIEQPFAPRALVAHAALQERIDTPVCLDESVEELDDLVTALRLGAVRVLNVKVSRMGGLTHAVRAHDLAREHGVPVWCGGMHEFGIGRAANVALSALAGFTLPSDVSGSDKYYARDVTTRPIVSADGLVEVPAGPGLGWDADLTYIGERTTDRLVLRADGAA, via the coding sequence GTGAGGCGGATCGAGGCGGTGGAGCTGCGCCGGGTCCGGCTGCCGCTCGTGCACCGGTTCCAGACCAGCTCCCACGCCAAGCGCGAGCTGGAACACATCCTGGTCGCGCTCACCGACACCGACGGCGCCGTGGGGTGGGGCGAGATCGCCTCGCCGAGCGGCCCGTTCTACTGCGCCGAGACCGTCGAGAGCTGCTGGGCGGTCGCCCGTGACCACCTCGCGCCGATGGTCCTGCGTACCGGCTGGGAGCACCCGGCGGACCTGGCCGCGACGCTCGGCAGGGTCCGGGGCAACCACTTCGCCCGCGCCGGTTTCGACATCGCCGCCTGGGCGTTGTGGTCGGCCGCCGAAGGCACCTCCCTCGCGCACGCGCTGGGCGGCACGCGCCGCAACGTCGAGGCGGGGGTGTCGCTGGGGATCGAACCCACCGTCGACGACCTCCTCGCGCAGGTGCGGCTGCGGGTCGACGAGGGCTACCGCAGGATCAAGCTCAAGATCGCGCCCGGCTGGGACGTCGATCCGGTGCGGGCCGTGCGCGCGGCACATCCGCGCGTGCCGCTGCACGTCGACGCCAACGGCGCCTACGAGGACACCCCGGAACACCGGGCCGTCCTGGCGGAACTCGACGGCCTGGGCCTGCTGATGATCGAGCAGCCGTTCGCGCCACGGGCGCTCGTCGCGCACGCCGCCCTCCAGGAACGCATCGACACCCCCGTCTGTCTCGACGAGTCCGTCGAGGAGCTGGACGACCTCGTCACCGCGCTGCGCCTGGGCGCCGTACGCGTGCTCAACGTCAAGGTCTCGCGGATGGGTGGGCTGACCCACGCCGTACGGGCGCACGACCTCGCGCGCGAGCACGGCGTCCCGGTGTGGTGCGGCGGCATGCACGAGTTCGGGATCGGACGGGCCGCCAACGTCGCGCTGAGCGCGCTCGCCGGCTTCACGCTCCCCTCGGACGTCTCCGGTTCCGACAAGTACTACGCCCGCGACGTCACCACCCGCCCGATCGTGAGCGCCGACGGGCTCGTCGAGGTGCCCGCCGGGCCCGGGCTCGGGTGGGACGCCGACCTGACGTACATCGGGGAGAGGACCACCGACCGGCTCGTGCTGCGCGCGGACGGCGCGGCGTGA
- a CDS encoding MurR/RpiR family transcriptional regulator, which produces MSTKRSTPSERFDRNVQRRSAQVLKQRVLEQQRTEFATALAWAAEQDAIERAAALIVSARRRYLLGHGKSLGFASLLASDLSAGLSGVHLVDGAALRPLDLLSDIRQGDLLVAVCMARYRRETIDVASAYVRHGGQLVLVTDAEDAPLAESAAVRIVIGTGSASYANSPTSVVLALHLLATLTIASSKGAGRRLRERDALAAELDLYQEEP; this is translated from the coding sequence ATGAGCACGAAAAGATCGACGCCCTCGGAGCGCTTCGACCGCAACGTGCAGCGCAGGTCCGCGCAGGTGCTCAAGCAGCGGGTCCTGGAGCAGCAACGCACCGAGTTCGCCACGGCGCTGGCGTGGGCCGCCGAGCAGGACGCCATCGAGCGGGCCGCGGCGCTCATCGTGTCGGCCCGGCGACGGTACCTGCTCGGCCACGGCAAGTCGCTCGGCTTCGCGTCCCTGCTCGCTTCCGACCTCAGCGCCGGGCTCTCCGGCGTCCACCTCGTCGACGGCGCGGCACTGCGGCCCCTCGACCTGCTCAGCGACATCCGCCAGGGCGACCTGCTCGTGGCCGTCTGCATGGCGCGCTACCGGCGCGAGACCATCGACGTCGCCTCCGCCTACGTCCGGCACGGCGGTCAACTGGTCCTCGTCACCGACGCCGAGGACGCGCCGCTGGCCGAGAGCGCCGCCGTCCGCATCGTCATCGGCACCGGCAGCGCCTCCTACGCCAACTCCCCCACCTCGGTGGTGCTCGCGCTGCACCTGCTCGCCACCCTGACCATCGCCAGCTCGAAGGGGGCCGGCCGCCGCCTGCGCGAGCGCGACGCCCTCGCCGCCGAACTCGATCTCTACCAGGAGGAGCCGTGA
- a CDS encoding M20/M25/M40 family metallo-hydrolase → MSSSPSDSRAALDALHRYTLHESPTGDRRALAALADVLDADAARAGFDTARVPHPSGDHLVWTLPARGIPGDPVLLLTHYDTVWPVGTLSGMPWSVEGDVVRGPGVYDTKAGIVALLAAAARVERQSAPRPEIRVLVVADEEIGSPTATGLVRAEAARARAVLGLEPPHPGGDLKTGRRGSTRVRIEVTGIEAHAALDPDAGVNAIDELVDQLVRLRALVRGRPVLLNTGTIAGGGRTNVVAGEAHVELGLRFSDPADEDAVLAGLRSLRPVRDRARLDTRLLSHRPTWRPDEAGAHLLDRIVGIAADLGQGSLAGRPADGAADTNTTGALGRPTVDGLAPPGGGAHARQEWVSAAGIDARSDLLAALFTGLHTAAPSRGDGA, encoded by the coding sequence GTGTCGTCCTCGCCGTCAGATTCCCGCGCCGCGCTCGACGCGCTGCACCGCTACACGCTGCACGAGTCGCCGACCGGTGACCGGCGGGCGCTGGCCGCGCTGGCCGACGTGCTCGACGCCGACGCGGCCCGCGCCGGCTTCGACACCGCCCGGGTGCCGCACCCGAGCGGCGACCATCTGGTCTGGACCCTCCCCGCGCGGGGGATCCCGGGCGACCCGGTGCTGCTGCTGACCCACTACGACACCGTCTGGCCGGTCGGCACGCTGTCCGGCATGCCGTGGTCCGTCGAGGGAGACGTCGTCCGCGGCCCGGGCGTGTACGACACCAAGGCCGGGATCGTCGCACTGCTCGCGGCGGCGGCACGCGTCGAGCGGCAGAGCGCCCCGCGCCCCGAGATCAGGGTCCTCGTCGTCGCCGACGAGGAGATCGGCTCGCCCACCGCCACCGGACTGGTCCGGGCCGAGGCGGCCCGGGCCCGCGCGGTGCTCGGCCTGGAGCCGCCGCACCCCGGCGGCGACCTCAAGACCGGCCGACGCGGCAGCACCCGGGTCCGCATCGAGGTAACCGGGATCGAGGCGCACGCCGCGCTCGACCCGGACGCCGGAGTCAACGCCATCGACGAGCTCGTCGACCAGCTCGTGCGGCTCCGCGCACTCGTGCGGGGCCGGCCGGTCCTGCTCAACACCGGCACCATCGCCGGCGGGGGGCGGACCAACGTGGTGGCCGGCGAGGCCCACGTCGAACTGGGACTGCGCTTCAGCGACCCGGCGGACGAGGACGCCGTCCTCGCCGGCCTGCGGTCGCTGCGCCCGGTGCGCGACCGCGCCCGGCTCGACACCCGGCTGCTCTCGCACCGGCCCACCTGGCGGCCGGACGAGGCGGGGGCGCACCTGCTCGACCGGATCGTGGGCATCGCCGCCGACCTCGGTCAGGGCAGCCTCGCCGGTCGCCCGGCGGACGGTGCGGCCGACACCAACACGACCGGTGCGCTCGGCCGCCCCACCGTCGACGGGCTCGCCCCGCCCGGTGGCGGCGCACACGCCCGACAGGAGTGGGTCTCGGCGGCCGGCATCGACGCGCGCAGCGACCTGCTGGCCGCCCTGTTCACCGGCCTGCACACCGCGGCTCCGTCCCGGGGGGACGGAGCCTGA
- a CDS encoding MbtH family protein: MSADDDTRTYAVVVNDEEQFSIWWDDRELPAGWRREGTTGTRGECLARIDEVWTDMRPLSLRRWMDEHAATG; encoded by the coding sequence ATGAGCGCTGACGACGACACCCGGACGTACGCCGTGGTCGTGAACGACGAGGAACAGTTCTCGATCTGGTGGGACGACCGTGAACTGCCCGCCGGCTGGCGGCGTGAGGGCACCACCGGGACACGCGGCGAGTGCCTCGCCCGGATCGACGAGGTGTGGACGGACATGCGGCCGCTGTCGTTGCGGCGTTGGATGGACGAGCACGCCGCCACCGGCTGA
- a CDS encoding GNAT family N-acetyltransferase — translation MTADPQGIVARDLAGLAEWTAASALYRAVFGYEGPEHAVSPRLLAALRENAGTAVGAFDGDGSLIGFCYGFTGVEHGELYHYSQAAVVDARAQGRGVGRLLKHAQAEAARRAGAHTMRWTFDPYALRNVHFNLNVLGAVGIRFLPDFYDDGDSDRVLVRWDLDRPGGGTRAPGHGPAAVDSPADDRTAARRPDDRARLRQELADRFAAGGRLVGVARRAERPGRVSYLFAQD, via the coding sequence ATGACCGCTGACCCGCAGGGGATCGTGGCGCGAGACCTCGCCGGGCTCGCCGAGTGGACGGCGGCCTCGGCGCTCTACCGGGCCGTCTTCGGTTACGAGGGCCCCGAGCACGCCGTCAGCCCCCGCCTCCTGGCCGCGCTGCGCGAGAACGCCGGGACCGCGGTCGGCGCGTTCGACGGGGACGGCTCCCTCATCGGCTTCTGCTACGGCTTCACCGGCGTCGAGCACGGCGAGCTGTACCACTACTCGCAGGCGGCCGTCGTCGACGCGCGGGCGCAGGGGCGCGGCGTCGGGCGCCTGCTCAAGCACGCCCAGGCCGAGGCGGCACGACGCGCGGGCGCGCACACGATGCGGTGGACCTTCGACCCGTACGCGCTGCGCAACGTCCACTTCAACCTGAACGTGCTGGGCGCCGTCGGGATCCGCTTCCTGCCCGACTTCTACGACGACGGCGACAGCGACCGGGTCCTGGTCCGGTGGGACCTCGACCGCCCCGGGGGCGGCACCCGGGCGCCCGGGCACGGGCCCGCGGCCGTGGACTCGCCCGCCGACGACCGTACCGCCGCGCGGAGGCCCGACGACCGGGCGCGACTGCGCCAGGAGCTGGCCGACCGGTTCGCCGCGGGCGGGCGGCTCGTCGGCGTCGCGCGGCGGGCGGAGCGCCCCGGCCGCGTCAGCTACCTGTTCGCACAGGATTGA
- a CDS encoding MFS transporter — protein MDGHRFAVSRLLPPPGLPRAIAYQSAMVAVGSGTFLTGSIVFFTEVLGLSAVQIGVGFSIAGLAGVATSLPLGALADRIGGQRSWAVGALGSALTFAAYPLVMSFVGFVVLMVVAAVTDSFANAGRTIYTADAMPAGDRVRTMAYARSYLNAGFTLGTGLGAVALAFDSAAALVAMVLLNSALSLLNAGLVTRLPAAPVVRHDRAATASRWAVLKDLPYVTTAVLLAVMMFHSVILVEILPLWAITHTDAPKPLLGAMLALNTVLVITLQVPASRGADSLPGAARLIRRGALVTALACPVAALAGRTGGGWTVVALLGVVVLVTTTELWFSAALWFVQTNVPPAASRGVYLGTAQTISSAADVFAPVGLTLLAIQTGGWGWWVVAAIFVGCALAAGPAVGWVARTSRIDAGADAPPPSSSTPDSEAAVRPTSA, from the coding sequence ATGGACGGTCACCGATTCGCCGTGTCCCGGCTCCTGCCGCCGCCCGGGCTGCCCCGGGCGATCGCGTACCAGTCCGCCATGGTCGCCGTCGGCAGCGGCACCTTCCTCACCGGCAGCATCGTGTTCTTCACCGAGGTGCTCGGGCTCAGCGCCGTGCAGATCGGGGTCGGCTTCTCGATCGCGGGGCTCGCCGGGGTCGCCACCTCGCTGCCGCTGGGCGCGCTGGCCGACCGGATCGGCGGGCAGCGGTCCTGGGCCGTGGGCGCGCTCGGCTCGGCGCTGACCTTCGCCGCCTATCCGCTCGTGATGTCCTTCGTGGGCTTCGTGGTGCTGATGGTGGTGGCCGCCGTGACCGACTCGTTCGCCAACGCCGGGCGCACCATCTACACCGCCGACGCCATGCCGGCCGGGGACCGGGTGCGGACGATGGCGTACGCGCGCTCGTACCTCAACGCCGGGTTCACCCTCGGCACCGGGCTCGGCGCGGTGGCGCTGGCGTTCGACTCCGCCGCCGCGCTCGTCGCCATGGTGCTGCTCAACTCCGCGTTGTCCCTGCTCAACGCCGGCCTCGTGACCCGGCTACCGGCCGCGCCGGTGGTACGCCACGACCGGGCGGCCACCGCCTCGCGGTGGGCGGTGCTGAAGGACCTGCCCTACGTGACGACCGCCGTGCTCCTCGCCGTCATGATGTTCCACTCGGTGATCCTCGTCGAGATCCTGCCGCTCTGGGCGATCACCCACACCGACGCCCCCAAGCCGCTGCTCGGCGCGATGCTGGCCCTCAACACGGTGCTGGTGATCACGTTGCAGGTGCCGGCGTCGCGCGGCGCGGACTCGCTTCCCGGCGCGGCCCGCCTGATCCGCCGGGGCGCCCTCGTCACCGCGCTCGCCTGCCCGGTGGCCGCGCTCGCGGGCCGGACCGGCGGCGGATGGACCGTCGTCGCGCTCCTCGGCGTCGTGGTGCTGGTGACCACCACCGAGTTGTGGTTCTCGGCGGCGCTCTGGTTCGTCCAGACCAACGTGCCGCCCGCCGCGTCGCGCGGGGTGTACCTCGGCACGGCACAGACGATCAGCTCGGCCGCGGACGTCTTCGCGCCGGTGGGCCTGACCCTTCTGGCGATCCAGACCGGCGGCTGGGGCTGGTGGGTCGTCGCGGCGATCTTCGTGGGCTGCGCGCTGGCCGCCGGCCCGGCCGTCGGCTGGGTCGCCCGGACGTCGCGGATCGACGCCGGCGCCGACGCGCCGCCGCCGTCGTCGTCCACACCGGACTCCGAGGCGGCCGTACGGCCCACCTCCGCGTGA